From a region of the Haematobia irritans isolate KBUSLIRL chromosome 4, ASM5000362v1, whole genome shotgun sequence genome:
- the LOC142236556 gene encoding uncharacterized protein LOC142236556 — translation MPSHRLKRKTKPNGKQQYLCRLCRCPHALRKCRRFLSMNVNQREHVVKSYGYCINCLAHTHSEGSCFTRTGCKICHEKHHTLIHTNPRLQKQQSTSRKRDSTKHTKSSSNRSVSQNNEERNTLSNRSNTTTEKTSLSAILRQNSITLLPTIVVKIVCKGQTHKVRCLLDSGARSSYISTRIVDKLALTILTLDTESICPLTLISTYNPEIQLQAILKTNNRVSSTTPRRSVSNSFLKHFNNLVLADPEFYRSAPVDIVLGVDIYSNIVSEGILNRSGLPTAQNTIFGWTLYGLCSD, via the coding sequence ATGCCTTCTCACCGTCTCAAACGTAAAACTAAACCGAACGGAAAACAGCAATACCTCTGCCGGCTTTGCAGGTGTCCACATGCTTTACGGAAATGCCGTCGGTTTCTATCCATGAACGTCAACCAACGGGAGCACGTTGTTAAATCTTATGGGTACTGTATAAATTGTCTGGCACATACACACTCTGAAGGATCTTGCTTTACCAGAACAGGTTGTAAAATCTGTCACGAAAAGCACCACACGTTAATCCACACTAACCCTAGGCTCCAAAAACAACAATCGACTTCACGGAAAAGAGACTCTACCAAGCATACGAAATCATCGTCCAACCGATCCGTTTCTCAAAACAACGAAGAGAGAAACACATTATCCAATCGATCAAACACCACAACTGAGAAAACTTCTCTATCCGCCATTCTACGACAGAACTCCATCACACTGCTACCCACGATTGTGGTAAAAATCGTCTGCAAAGGACAAACACATAAAGTGAGATGTCTTCTCGATTCTGGTGCTAGATCCAGCTATATATCTACGAGGATTGTTGATAAATTGGCTTTGACCATTTTGACACTCGACACCGAATCGATATGTCCGCTCACTTTAATATCCACATACAATCCTGAAATCCAACTACAGGCAATCCTCAAAACCAATAATCGGGTCTCCAGTACTACTCCTCGTCGTTCCGTAtccaattcttttttaaaacactttaaTAATCTAGTTTTAGCTGATCCTGAGTTTTATCGATCGGCACCAGTCGATATTGTTCTTGGAGTAGATATATATTCTAATATAGTCAGCGAGGGAATACTAAACCGCAGTGGGCTTCCTACCGCTCAAAATACTATATTCGGATGGACCTTATATGGTCTCTGTTCTGATTAA